From a region of the Oncorhynchus keta strain PuntledgeMale-10-30-2019 chromosome 13, Oket_V2, whole genome shotgun sequence genome:
- the LOC118392223 gene encoding uncharacterized protein LOC118392223 — protein MGRLEERDMRELLCWCMRHGIRPTERVKDLMTPGSALHTRPEVRARRLVKMVPASRTRPPVHLPSLARPVPSQHYSAPSSANRGERGAGQAPCYAVVRTVSPVRMLSPVRYIPASHICRARVKIQPGPLVPALLSRSPVRLHGPVHPVPPPHTSPPVAAPRTRLPVRVLGPVPPVPAPRIRPTVRPACPALPEPSSSPAQPKSPACSALPELPPLIPEALELLSPALPELPIGPAPPVYPAPPVYPAPPVCPAPPVCPAPPVLPVSQEPPVSQEPPVSQDLPVCQDQLDPPVSQDPPVSQDPPELPVSQDPPVGQDPPVCQDPPVCQDLPGSARTASRPGSVSRPGSASQPGSASQPGSAGTTCLSFPSVPSFPSVLNYLSPVGPVVRFPRPRLAARVARHSRDAKEVD, from the coding sequence atggggagattggaggagagagatatgagggagttgctgtgttggtgcatgagacacggaattcgcccgacggagcgtgtcaAGGATTTGATGACACCtgggtcagctctccatactcgtcctgaggtgcgtgctcGTCGGCTGGTGAAgatggtgccagcctcacgcaccaggcctcctgtgcacctccctagccttgcacgtcctgtgccatctCAGCACTACAGTGCTCCAAGCAGTGCTAACCGTGGCGAGCGTGgtgctggtcaggcaccgtgttatgcagtggttcgcacggtgtccccagtacgcATGCTTAGtccggtgcgctacatcccagcttcccacatctgccgggctagggtgaagATCCAGCCAGGGCCGTtagtgccagccctgctctcaagatctccagtacgccttcacggtccagtccatccagtgccacctccacacaccagccctccggtggcagctccccgcaccaggcttcctgtgcgtgtcctcggcccagtaccaccagtgccagcaccacgcatcaggccgacagtgcgtcccgcctgtccagcgctgccggagccttcctcctctccagcgcagccgaagtctcccgcctgttcggcactgccagagctcccgcccctcattccagaggcgctAGAGCTCCTTAGTCCAGCGTTGCCGGAGCTTCCCATcggcccagcgccgccagtctacccagcgccgccagtctacccagcgccgccagtctgcccagcgccgccagtctgcccagcgccgccagtgctgccagtcagccaggagccaccagtcagccaggagccgccagtcagccaagatctgccagtctgccaggatcagttagatccgccagtcagccaggatccaccagtcagccaggatccgccagaactgccagtcagccaggatccgccagtcggccaggatccgccagtctgccaggatccgccagtctgccaggatctgccaggatccgctagaactgccagtcggccaggatccgtcagtcggccaggatccgccagtcagccaggatctgccagtcagccaggatctgccggaaccacctgcctgagcttcccctcagtcccgagcttcccctcagtcctgaactacctcagtccagtggggcccgttgttaggtttcctaggccaaggttagcggcgagggtcgcccgccactcaagggacgctaaggaggtggactaa